CCGAGCAGATGACCCCCCTGGCGCGTTTTGTGTCCCAATACTGGCGTACCGCCGTCGTTGCGGTGATCGCGGCCGTGTTGGCCGTGGGAGCCTACGTCTGGTACGACCAGAGCGCCAAACAGGCCAAGATCAAGGCCGAGAACGAGCTGGGAGCCATCATCTCCACCCAGACCGGCCCCGAACGCCTGGCTGCCCTGGAAGCATACTTCAAGAACGCCCCGGCCTCCACCAAGGGAGCGGCGCTTCTGGAAATCGCCCGCACCGCCCAGGAGCAGAGCGCTTTTGACAAGGCAGCCGACGCCTGGAACCAGCTTTCCATCACCGGTCCCGACGGCATCCGCGAACTGGCTGTCATGGGCCGCGCCACCGCCGTGGCCCTCGGCGGAGACAAGGCTCAGTCCGTGAAGATTCTTTCCGACTTTCTGCCCAAGGCTCCCAAGGGATTCCAGCCCGTGGTCGCCCGCCAGCTCGCGGTGGTGGCCGAGGAAGCCCAGGCCTGGGGCGAAGCCCTGGCCGCTTACGAGCGGATGAAGGACCTGGGCGCCGGAGGCAACAAGGCCTTCTACGAGGCCAAGATCGACGAAATCAAAGCCAAAATGAAATAACCGTCTCAAAGGATCAGCATCCATGCCAAGCCCCCTGTTGGCCGATACCCCGGGCGAGTCTTTGCTGCTGCTTGGGAACGAGGCCATTGTCCGAGGCGCCCTCGAGGGCGGCGTCGGGTTTGTGAGTTGCTACCCCGGGACTCCCTCCTCCGAAGTGCCTGACACGTTCTTCAGGCTCTCACGCGAGGGCGAGTACCGCTTCGAGTATTCCACCAACGAGAAGGTCGCCTTGGAAGTGGGGGCCGGCGCGGCCCTGGCGGGAACGCCCACCCTGGTGACCATGAAGCACGTGGGCGTGAACGTGGCGGCCGACCCCTTGCTCACCCTCTCCTACATCACCGCGCCCGGCGGACTGGTTCTTCTCTCCGCGGACGACCCCGGATGCCATTCCAGCCAGAACGAGCAGGACAACCGTTATTACGCCCGCCTGGCCGGACTGCCCTGCTTCGAGCCGGCCACCGCCCAGGAATGCAAGGACATGACCCGCGACGCCCTGCACCTGGCGGCCCGCACCGGACAGCCGGTGCTTTTGCGCACCACCACCAGGGTCAACCACGTGCGCGGGCCGGTGACACTCGGCAACCTGCCCAAGGAAAAGTCCTTCAAGCCTTTCGCGCGCAATTTGCAGCAGTTCGTGCCCATTCCGGCACATTCCAGGGTGCAGCACCGCCAGCTGCTGGATCGTCTGAGCGCAATCCGCCAGGAAGCAGAACAGTCTCCCTGGAACAAGGTGAGCGGCCAGGGGACCCTGGGCGTCATCGCATCGGGAATCTGCCGCTGTTACTTGTCGGACGCCCTGCTGGAAGAGGGAATGGAAGGCTCCGTGAAAGTGCTGGAGCTTGGTTTCAGCTACCCCATGCCCGACGGCCTGATTCTGAACTTCGCCAAGGGGCTCTCCAAAATACTGATCCTGGAAGAGCTCGAGCCTTTGGTCGAGAACCACATCCGGG
This portion of the Desulfovibrio sp. genome encodes:
- the iorA gene encoding indolepyruvate ferredoxin oxidoreductase subunit alpha is translated as MPSPLLADTPGESLLLLGNEAIVRGALEGGVGFVSCYPGTPSSEVPDTFFRLSREGEYRFEYSTNEKVALEVGAGAALAGTPTLVTMKHVGVNVAADPLLTLSYITAPGGLVLLSADDPGCHSSQNEQDNRYYARLAGLPCFEPATAQECKDMTRDALHLAARTGQPVLLRTTTRVNHVRGPVTLGNLPKEKSFKPFARNLQQFVPIPAHSRVQHRQLLDRLSAIRQEAEQSPWNKVSGQGTLGVIASGICRCYLSDALLEEGMEGSVKVLELGFSYPMPDGLILNFAKGLSKILILEELEPLVENHIRALLQREGVSLEVIGKSENLPAWGEYSTDMVRHALRLACGRQGRTADHCAPMQGLAMRPPNLCSGCSHRASYFTVREVFGDDAFYSSDIGCYTLGLLPPLSAADFLLCMGSSISTGSGFATASGKTTIGFIGDSTFFHSGITGLINAVYNDHDILVIILDNRTTAMTGHQPHPGVDHTAIGPNERPIEIEPLVAACGVKSVVTLSSFNHKAAKKALEDMKAKKGPRVIIFRDPCVIHERRTSGKGKPQTATVAAQSEGCLNVLNTLACPAFLKEGGAVRVDEAMCSGCMFCLQLDKSFKAKKRGA